The genome window ctgttcccagagcGGAGAAGGATGGGCAGCAGAAGGCAGTGTGCCCACATATCGCCCTgcatcccaccctgctgcctgccatggcccagcctggcacagcacagctcctgaccCTGTCACTGCCCCCTTCTAAATCCCACCCTGGCTTGGGAATCCTCACAAAGGGCAGAGTGAGATGGGGGAGTCCagggctgctgtcccagggtCCCGTGGAGGTGGCAGCACGGTGGTGGGCACCGTGGGTGATGGCACCAGGGAGCCCATGGGATAAGGGGGAGACTGTACTAGGGCTGGTGGCCACCCAGGGATGGATGGCATTGGGACTGATGGccacccagggacagacagcaCTGGTGCCAGTGGCCACCCAGAAGCAGATGGCACTGGCATAGCCCCGAGAGCACTCGCTGGAGCAGCTGGTACCCCCGAGACCTGGCACCACCTTCCCCAGGAGTGGGCCCAGATGGGGGCCACAGGCAATCCCTGGccccctgccagcacctcctCTTTCCactctccctcctccatccaCCCTCGCTCTGTTTCCCAGTGCATCACCGTGGCCCCCCTTGGCCTCTCCTCCCActcctcccaccctccctcACGGGCGCATTTTTCTGGGTTTGAGCTCATTCTTTCCACTCCCCTCTCTGCTGACTGCCAACTTTCCATCCCGTGGCCCCCCTCCCCCGTCTCCTGCCACAGGGAaacaccagctgcagctgcGGGAGGGACCggcagcagcaaggagcccCTCGGGCGCAgcccccaacccccccccccccccccccccccccccccccccccccccccccccccccccccccccccccccccccccccccccccccccccccagcagcaaGGAGCCCCTCGGGTGCAGCCCCCAACCCCGGCGTGGCTGACGCTGTGTGAACCACAGCATCGCCTTGAGCAGCACCAGGAATCAGCGAACCGggagctccagggcagagcaggaggagcagagcagcagcaaggacGAAGCAGCAGTGCCATGGGCACTAAGCAGCAcggaaaaaaatctgagcacCCACCTCCCCATTTCTGAGGGCAAAGCTTGGGATTTGCACCTCTGGAGAGACTAGTTTCCCATATCAACAGGgggctgtcccatcccagtgtcccatttGTGCCAGCCACAGTCAGTGGTTCCCCATGGTCTGACCACAGAGCGAGTGGAAATTCCCGACCCGGGTAGGAGGGCGCCGCTGATCCTCCCTGGCATCAGGCCCGGGATGCCGAGCAGGTTCCCCAtggtgtcccagctgctggatggcagcacagcatAAAAACAACAGGCAAAgcccacacagctccagcattGCCTCCGTGGCTGCCCAGGGTCACTCCCTGCTTGCAGCAGCCAAGCACGTCccttcctggctgtgccattCTGCTTGGCTCTTCCTGGGGCACCAGAAGCCACCAAGTGCCCTGTTCCCTGCCCAGGCTGCGGCTCTCACAGTGCTCAGGGGCTTTaaacctgcagctcagcagagctcagcccttcccagaggctcttccagagctgggaaatgcagggggCTTCAAAGGGGACAATGCTGGACCACTGGGTGAGGAATTAGGGCCAGAGGGGATCCAAGTGTGGCCAGAGGAAGCCCTGGACAgaggctctccctgccccaagATACTCCAGCCAATGGAGGAGCCAGCCAGGGCCTGGTGAGAGCAGGAAGCAGAtcctcagccctgggcacaggcaATGAACACAGCTTCAATCTGACCATGTGGCTCTGGGATGTGActctccagggcagggacccAGCAGAGAACAGCACCTCCCTGATGCGGTTTATTCTGCAGATCAAGGGTTTCCCCATCACATCAGTACAGAGAGAGCACAGAAACACTGGTGCCGGTGAGACATGGCACAAAACCCTGGCACAGCAAGGTCAGGGTGCcaggtgatgctgctgctgctcccctgcccccTCTTCCCAGACAGGCTCCAGGCTGTCCAAGGTGGACAATGCCACTGTGCCCTTGccagtccctgcagccctgcaaagGAAGGCACTGTGAGCGGGACCTGCCACACTCCTGGTagactccagccctgctctggggcaccACCCCCCctcacctccagctctgcaggagcagctgtgatCCGAAATCTCACCACCCCAAATGCAGGTACCCATTTTATCCTCCACTCCATGGACCTGGTCCCACATATCCCCTCTCCTGGAGGGGAATGGCTGGATCCAGAGCACCTTCGTATCCCTCAGCACCAGTGAAAACAGCTCCAAATCCTCAGCATCACTCCAGCCCTGTCTGAGGTCTCCACAGAGCCACTGGCCAcactgctggcagagagcagagtcACAGCCGGTGTGTGTGGAGGGACAGGACCGTGACTCTCAGAGCACAGACAGGTCATGGCAGGACTTGGAACGGACTTTGAGGGccactctgctgctgttcctggtCACCAGCCTGTCGAGGAAGTGCCGGGCTCTGCTGGCGAGGCTCTCCTTGTGCTTATGGCCAGGCATGGGGTGCAGGTGGGACTTCTTGCCCCCTTGGCGCAGGCGGATCTGCCGCACCACCCCCTCAAAGAGCTCGGCCACgttgtgctgcagagctgccgACGTCTCAATGAACTTGCAGTCGAAGACAGCGGCGCAGGCCTGGCCCTCTgcaagggaagggcagggagatgcACGACCCCGCTGGCACCTCAAGTGCCATGGGACAGGCACTGCCACATCCAGGGACAAGAGGATAGATGTGGGGGAAGCAACTGGGCATCCAGCTGCCTCTCAGGGGTCTCCACCAGTCAGAACCTTCGCCCCCTACTCACCTTCCTCGGACACCTCACGGCACCGCACCAGGTCGGTTTTGTTGCCCACCAGGATGATGGGGATGTCCTCAGCCTGGCGCGCACGGCGCAGTTGGATGCGCAGCTCTGAGGCGCTCTCGAAGCTGTCCCGGTCAGTGACAGAGTAAACGATGATGTAGGCGTTTCCTACCTGCAGGCAGTGGCTATGGCGCTGGCTTTCCTCACCCTGAAACCACATGGGGAACAAGATGTCACCCATCCATGGCCATGACCactgccaggggacagcagagcaccCTGGCACTGATGGGACCTGTCAGCGCATCCCACCAGCCTCTACACTGTGGAGAACAGATGTGATACCCTATTAATTAAATGCAGATCAAAAGCTCTTGATTTAGAGGGGAGTGTTTGGGAGTTTTCCTCTCTATCAACAACAAACTGAGGCTGTGGGCTCAGCTTGGTTTGGGGAGGTGAGGGTGAATACCCTGGGAATTCACTGGGACAGTctggtgggtgctgctgggcagtgtgggAATAAGCCATAGTGGAAGAAAAGGGGCCATTGTTGGGGTATTACAGTGCTGGGGCATCTCTGGGTAGTGCAGGTTAGTGCCAAACACAGCCTCAGTGCATGTGGGTGCTGCACCCCTGTCCACAGCTTGGGCACCAACTCCATCCCCACTCCCAGGACTCACTGCCTGGTGGCACCTACAGGAATGCAGGGCCCTGGCAtgaagagaaggagggaggcagcaacagcagcactggtATTTCTGTCCAGGAGATACCTCATGTTCTGGGCATGAGGAATGCCCTATGCCAGGCTCTTGGGAACACGGTTCTGTCCGTTAAAGTGTTCTGGCTGGTGATACCAACTTGTGGATTTACCCAGTTGGGTCATTcagccccattcccaaaccATCTCCATGCATTTCGAAGTGGGTTATCATATAAGAACCCACACCAGTGAGAACACAGCGGGCAGCCTCCCATGCCCGGGGGAGGGTGGGTATAGAGCTGGGCAGAGATGTAACCCCAGCCTGTCTTGCTCAGTGTGTATCCCATGCTCCACAGTGGTGAGCCCCAGACATTGACAGGGGGACCCCAGGTTGTCCTTGAAAGTGCTCAGAGGCCTCAAGACAGCAGTTGTGCCCATACAAATGTCCCTTAGGCACATCCTGGCTCACCCAGCTCACTCCAACCCCCAGCCCCGCCGTACCCGCTCTGGCTCCCAGGTGTCCAGCACCAGCAGCGTGGTCTCCTCGCCATCCACGGTCAGCCTGCGCTCGTACGCGGCCCCTGCGGGACACCAGCAGAACGCGGTCAGCGCCGCACTTCCCACACAGCCGGGTCCCAGGCTCCTCTCCGCCTCGCACATGGGTTTGTCCTATCGTGGGGCCACGGGATGCCCCGCAGGTGACCCTGCAGCAGATCCCCCCACCAGACACCCACCTCcatgctgctccagcaggtccctctCCTGGACGCCGGCGAAGAGGTTAACCAGGCTGGTCTTCCCCACGCCGGGgtcacccagcagcaccactcGGTACCGGGGGTTCCTGAGGCTGGGGGAGCCCGAGGAACCGGGGGagcagctgcccccccccccccccccccccccccccccccccccccccccccccccccccccccccccccccccccccccccccccccccccccccccccccccccccccccccccccccccccccccccccccccccccccccgagcccgAGGAACCGGGGGAGCAGCTGCCGCGGGGCGCCCTGCCGCCCGGCTCGGAGGCGGTGTGGCCgagctgggggtgacagggctcACCCCGCGAAGTGGCCCCAGAGCCCCCCGGCCGCGGGAGCGGGGTGCTGGCCCTCCGCCGCAGCGGGCTTCTGCTGCCGGGCTGCGTGTTCAGAGTCATCGCCAGCACCAAGGGCAGGGGGCCGTAGGGTGGGCGGGGGAGTGGGTGTCGCCCCGAAGGGCACCCGCACACGGCAGCCCCCGGCCGCGCCGCTGCCGCTCCTGGAACCGCTCTGAGCCGATGGCAGCTCGGGCACAACTTTCCCGGGAGACCCGCACTGCCGTCCGCCCCGGGCTTTAAGCCCCGGGAGGTGGAGCCCCTTGCCGCTGCGATCCCTCCCCTGCCCGGCACACCCCCGCCCGCACAGGCCCAGCCGCCCTGTCCCGGTCCCCGAGGTCTCCTCGGGATTTGCAGAGCCGGGGAACAGCGAATTCCCCCGGGACCCGTACCTCGGTCATGGGGGGACAGAGGTTAGTTACATCGGGATGCTGCAGATGTGCTGCGGCGGGCGGGGGCTCCACCGAGCTCCGGTCCTGTGTGGACCTCTGTTCCCAGCTGTGGTCTCTCCATCCCAGGCTCGGTTTCGCCAAGGAAGGAGCGAACCGAGCCCGGTTCGGTGTGGAGCCGAGCTCAGTGTGATTTTTCAGGACCTAGAAGCCCGAagcctgcctgtgcagctccgTCTCCAAAATGCAGTGATGGAGTACAAGGCTGGGGGTCTCCTGGCATGGGCAACTGCAGGAGCTGTTTTTATTTGAACCTGTCTGATGATTCTGGACAGTGGCAGCACTGTCCCAAAGTGTCCCAGTGAGGGCCTACACTGACCCCTACACTGGGGCACCAGTCCACCCACACTGGGATATACTGGAGTGTGATTTTTCAGGACCTAGAAGCCCGAagcctgcctgtgcagctccgTCTCCAAAATGCAGTGATGGAGTACAAGGCTGGGGGTCTCCTGGCATGGGCAACTGCA of Ficedula albicollis isolate OC2 chromosome 20, FicAlb1.5, whole genome shotgun sequence contains these proteins:
- the REM1 gene encoding GTP-binding protein REM 1, with protein sequence MTLNTQPGSRSPLRRRASTPLPRPGGSGATSRGEPCHPQLGHTASEPGGRAPRGSCSPGSSGSASLRNPRYRVVLLGDPGVGKTSLVNLFAGVQERDLLEQHGGAAYERRLTVDGEETTLLVLDTWEPERGEESQRHSHCLQVGNAYIIVYSVTDRDSFESASELRIQLRRARQAEDIPIILVGNKTDLVRCREVSEEEGQACAAVFDCKFIETSAALQHNVAELFEGVVRQIRLRQGGKKSHLHPMPGHKHKESLASRARHFLDRLVTRNSSRVALKVRSKSCHDLSVL